The following coding sequences are from one Desulfosporosinus orientis DSM 765 window:
- the cobM gene encoding precorrin-4 C(11)-methyltransferase — MSQNKTNGEVIFIGAGPGDPELITVKGAKTLEQADRVIYAGSLVNPELLKLCKPGTPCHDSAHLTLEEVAGLMLEGVKNGEKIVRLHTGDPSMYGAIKEQFEYLDKQDIPYTVIPGVSSVFAAAAAVKREFTLPDISQTLILTRIAGRTPVPEREALAKLAQHQSSMAIFLSVQDMGSVVQALLEGGYPASTPIAVVAKASWPDEEMLMGTLETIVEMVKAAGIRKQAQILVGDFLDPAKGYARSKLYDPTFTHEYRQGTDK; from the coding sequence ATGAGCCAGAATAAAACGAACGGCGAAGTTATCTTCATCGGAGCCGGTCCGGGGGACCCGGAACTGATCACAGTTAAAGGTGCTAAAACTTTAGAGCAGGCAGATCGTGTTATTTATGCCGGCTCCTTAGTCAATCCGGAATTGCTTAAATTATGCAAGCCGGGCACCCCTTGCCATGACAGCGCTCACCTCACCCTGGAAGAGGTAGCCGGACTCATGTTGGAAGGGGTTAAAAACGGGGAAAAGATTGTCCGTCTCCATACAGGAGACCCCAGCATGTATGGTGCCATTAAGGAGCAATTTGAGTATTTAGATAAGCAAGACATTCCTTATACCGTGATTCCGGGAGTAAGCTCCGTATTTGCAGCTGCTGCAGCGGTTAAACGGGAGTTCACTTTGCCGGATATCAGCCAAACTTTGATCCTGACCAGGATTGCAGGCCGGACACCGGTTCCTGAGCGTGAAGCTCTGGCTAAGCTGGCCCAGCATCAATCCAGTATGGCTATTTTCCTCAGTGTTCAGGACATGGGATCTGTGGTGCAGGCCCTGCTGGAAGGGGGTTATCCTGCTTCGACACCCATTGCCGTGGTAGCCAAAGCCAGCTGGCCGGATGAAGAAATGCTGATGGGAACTCTGGAGACTATCGTTGAGATGGTTAAAGCAGCCGGCATACGCAAACAGGCTCAAATCCTGGTGGGCGATTTCTTAGATCCCGCCAAAGGCTATGCCCGCTCAAAACTCTATGACCCGACTTTTACCCATGAATACCGGCAAGGGACAGACAAGT